The genome window GGCAATCTGTTCGCGGGGCGCCAGCTGGGCACGCACGTGCTGCGCACGGTGCTGTTGCAGCCTGTGCTGTTGGGGCTGGCGTACTGGCTGCTGTACCGGCATGTGGGCAGCGACATCGGCTGGCTGGCCCTGGCCGTGTTGCTGCTGTTCTGGGGCGCCGCGCATACGAGCGGACTGATCGTCACGCAAGTGTGGCTCAGCAGCGAAGCGCGCGAGGCGCCCGCGTTCGCCATCGGCGTGTATATCGCCGCCATCAACCTGGGCGTGACGCTGGGCGCGCTGGCCGGTGGCATGGCCATCGAGTCTTATGGCATGCCGGGGGCGCTGGCCTGCGGCGCGCTGCTGGGGGCGCTGGCGCTGGCAGCGATTGCCGTGAAAGCGTGGCTGTACCGCCCGCCGTCAGTCCTCGATATGGTTGGGGATGCGAAACAGTAAATCCGTGTCGCCGATGTCCACGCCCGCCTGCGACAGCAGGGTGCTGGCCTGGCCCCGGTGATGCGTCTGGTGATTGAAAAAATGCATGAGCAGGCTGAAGAACTCGCGCCGGTTCGGCCCCTTGCTGTTGCGGTAGTCGAGCAAATGGTCGAGGTCTTCTTCGCGGATGGAGGCGGCCCAGTCGATGATGACCTGGTCCAGCCACAGCCGGTGCGAGTGCATGGCGGAAAAATCGTCGGCCGCGAACAGCGGGTGTGTCAGCGAGGTGGGCGGCGTGATGGCGCGGATGGGGTCGAGCAGCGGGAAACCGGCCGGATGTTTCGCGTAACGCTGCAGCCACAGCGTATCGCCCACCATCACGTGGTTCAGGGTGGCCAGCAGGGAGCCGAAAAAGGCGCCCCGCTCGCGCTGCAGCTCGCCGGGCGGCAGGCTGGCCGCCGCCGCGTAGACCTTGGCATTCATCCACTGGTTGTAATCGGCCATCAGGCAAATGTGGGCGCAACGGCTCATGGACAAACCTCCGTAAATGAATGAAAGGCTATTTTATACAGACTTCAAAAACGCGCGTATGCCGGCCAGCAGCATTTCAATCGCCATCGCCGTCAGGATCAGGCCCATCAGGCGCTCGAACGCCGTCATGACCCTTGGACCGAGCGCCCGCTGCAAGCGTTCGGCGCACAGGAAGACGGCCAGCCAGACGACGGCCACGGCCGTCAAGCCCGCCACGTGGGCGATCACTTCATTGACTTCGTGCGAGGAAAACAGCAGCACGGTCGCCAATGCCGACGGGCCGGCCAGCGCGGGGATGGCCAGCGGCACGATGAACGGTTCGCCGGCCATCTCGTGATCGCTATTGCCCGCATTGGGTTGTGGAAACACCATGCGCATGGCAATCAGGAACAGGATTACGCCGCCGCCTATGCGCAGCGCCACTTCCGATAATTGCAAGGCGTTCAGGAAATGGCGGCCGAAGAACATGAACAGCAGCAAGATGCCGAAGGCGATCATGCACTCGCGCACCACGACTTTCCAACGCCGCTCGATGGGTACCCGTTTCAGGGCATTGACGAACAGGGAAACGTTGCCGAACGGGTCGGTGACGAGCAAGAGCAGGATAAAAGTCTGGAAGAAATTCTGTGTCATGGTGGTGTGATGGAGGTCAACACCGCTGCCAGGATGGGCGCGGTGCGATAAGGCTTGCGATGATAACAAGAGCGGCGGCTATCGCCCATGATTATTGATGCATAGCAGCATTTTTTTTACGCGGCGATGACTTTTGCCTGGTAAAACGCGGTCGGCGTGGTGCCGAAATGTTTCTTGAACATGGCCGTAAACGCACTCTGGCTGGTGTAGCCATTCTCCATGGCCACGTCGATGACCTTGCTGCCGCGCGCCAATTGTTCCAGCGCCCGCAGCAAACGGGCCTGCTGGCGCCACTGGCCAAAGCGCATGCCCGTCTGTTTCTGGAACAAACGGTGCAGGCTGCGCTCGGTGATCGCCAGTTCCTGCGCCCAGTGCGCCACCGTCACTTGCTCTCCCGGTTGTGCCATCAGCCGCGCGCAAATGCCGCGCAGGCGCGCATCGACGGGCAGCGGCAGATGCAGGGGCAGCACGGGCAGGCTGCCCAGTTCGTGCAACAGCAATTGCAGCAGATGCCAGTCGCGGCTGCCTTCCGTGAAATCGGGTGCGATGTCGACGGCCGCCACGATCAGTTGCCGCAGCAGGGGGCTGATGTCGAGCACGCAGCTGTGGCCAGGCAACAATGGAGAATTGGCGCAGTTGACGAACACCGTGCGCATTTTCACTGCGCCGCTCATGCGCACCTGGTGCGCGATGCCGGGCTGCAGCCACACGCCGCGCGTGGGCGGTACCACCCAGCGCCCGCCCTGCGCTTCGATGGTCATCACGCCTTCGATGGCGTACAGCAATTGCGCATGCGTGTGGCGGTGCACTGAAATCACGTGGCCATGCGCATAGTCGACGGCCAGCGCCATGGCGCGCGCTGTGACGGGCAGCAATTCCTGAAAGGCGGCGGAGGTGCAATCCATAAAAGAGGGTCAGTTTTGCGATAGGTATGGACATCTTAGCGCGAGAAAGCGCGGCGCGCCTGCGGCATGATGGTTCCCCCGCAATTATTTATGGAGCTACGCATGCCTGTGCGCGCCTATCTGTATCCGTTTCTGGCCATGCTGCTGTGGGCTGGCAATGTCGTCGTGTCCAAGCTGGCCGCGTCCAGCATCGCCCCCACGGCCATCACCTTTTACCGCCTGGTGCTGGTCTTGCTGGTGATGACGCTGTTTATCGTCCGTCCGCTGTGGCGCAACCGTGCCGCCATCCGGCGCCAGTGGTGGCAGCTGGCGCTGTGCGGCGTGATGTCGATGGCGCTGTTCCAGAGCCTGTCTTACCGCGCCGCCGAATCGACGACGGCGACGAACATGGCCATCGTCACGGCGCTGGCGCCGCTGATGACGGCCCTGCTCAGCGTGCTGCTGCTGGGCGAGCGCCTGACGGTCGGCATGGCGGCCGGCGGCGTGCTGTCGTTTGGCGGCTTGCTGTACCTGGTGGGGCGCGGCGACGTGCTGGCCTTGCTGCAGCAGGGCGTGCATGCGGGCGACGCGCTGATGCTGCTGGCCTGCCTGATCTTCGCTTTGTACGGCGTGCTGCTGCGCCGCTGGCGTTTAACGATTCCCGCCTGGCAAGCCATTTATTGCCAGGCGCTGGCGGCCCTGGCCTGCATGCTGCCGCTGTTCCTGCTGCTGCCGCCCGGCAGCGCCAGGCTGGACGCCACCACCTTGCCCCTGATCGGCTATGCGGGCATCGGCTCATCCATCGTCCTGTCCTATTTGTGGATCGAAGGCGTGAAACTGCTGGGGCCGAACCGTTGCAGCATCTACGTCAACCTGCTGCCCCTGCTGACGGCCTTGCTGGCCATCGTCTGGCTGCATGAAAGCATGCATATATATCACCTGGTCGGCGGCGGTATTTCGCTGCTGGGCGTGCTGCTGGCGCAGACGGTGCAGCGGCCCCTGTTTGGCCGCTACCGTCCTGAGGTGTCCGGGATTGCCTGAATGGCCATGCATAATGGCGGTTTTCGGCAGTGGAGTTGACATGCGGCAAACATTTTGGATGAGCACGATGGCCGTGGCGCTGGCCTGGGGCGCCGTGGCGCCGGCCCAGGCCGCGCCGCGTTTTTATGAGGGTGCGCCCATGGCCACCGCCAGCGCCGTCGAGCGCCGCGACGGCGGCGTGGTGCTGGCTTTCCTGCGGGAAAATGGCGAAGTCAACGGTTACTACTGCCAGTGCAATGGGGATAGCGAAAAGCGCATGAACCTGGACAAGTACGGCAAGGCCAGCATCGCGGCCGTGTTCCAGCTTGACCTCGATAGCGAAGGTGAAACCACGTTCGTGCTCAGCCGCAGTGTGAATGTCTATGGCTTGCATGCCTACCGCTACGAACGCAGCGGCGGCAAGATGTTCAAGGTGGCGACCTTGCAGCCGGCGCTGGACGCCATCGTGCGCGGTGCGGAAACCATGGATGAAGCGCAGGTGCGCGCGGCGCTGGCCCGTTTGCAACTGATCGACTACAGCATCGCTTACGCGCCTTCGGGCGTGGCCGAGTTCGACGCCATCGAGCATGCGCACGGTACCCTGGTCGGCTATTTCAATATCGACGGCGATTTATTGCCAGGCAAGCCGGCCGACGCGCCTGCGTTTGCCTATAAAAAGACGTACCAGGAAAAGGATGGCCATGCTCTGACCGTCACGTATCTGCTGGGCAAGGGGTGGGAAGGGGGCCGCGCGCCCAGCTACCACGTCAAGTGGATCACCTGGGAAACGCAACCGCAGCGCTTTGCCGCCAGCCAGGATGGCTTGTTTATCGAATATGACGTCAACTGCTGCGTGGGCAGCGTGTTTGCCCGCGGCCTGTATGCGCAGGGCAAGCGCACCGGCGTATGGCACTTCGAGGAGCCGGACACCATCCGCTCGTCTGGCGCCTTTGTCGACGACAAGGCCGAGGGGCCATGGACGTATGCAAGTGGCGACGAAACGACCACGGGCCAGATGCAGCGTGGCCAGCGCACGGGCCGTTGGGAAGTGAGCCCGGGCGTGGCCGAATGGCGCGCAGCGGACATGCACAGTTTCACCGGTTACGACCATTTTGTGAAAGACCGTTTGAACGGTCCCAGCGAGCGCCGCATCGATGGTGTGGTGCAATGGCAGGGCAACTATGTGAATGGCAAGAAGCAGGGTCTATGGGTCGAACCTGGCGGTGGCGGCAACTACGTCGATGACATCAAGCAGGGGCCATGGAAGAAGGCGACGCCCGATGGCGGCCGGCAAGTGCTGACCATGCTCGATGGCAAACCGGAAGGCAAGCTGGAACAATATGCGGCCGATGGCCAGCTGCAGCTGGTCGAACATTACCGCCTCGGCGTGCTTGAGGGGCCGATGGAAAGTTTTTATCCGGATGGCAAGCGGCGTTACCAGGGCAGCTTTGCCGACGGCAAGCGCGATGGCGCGGAAACCCTGTTTTATCCCGATGGCGAAGTGCCGCAATTTCACCGCAACTGGCACAAGGGCGTGCTGCATGGCGTCAACATCGAAAATTTCCAGAACGGAAAACCGAAGCAGATTGGCAGTTATCACATGGGCAAGAAAACGGGGCGGTTTCAGTATTTCCGCGACGACGGCCAACTGATCGAAGAAACCGTCTATTAACATAATTGGCATTCCGGTGCGACCGCGCACGTCAGCGGAATGCCAGTTCTGCGCAAAAAACATCATCCGCTTGTTACAAAGTGTGAAAATTCCAGACGGATATTGCTACTGGTAATCTTTCCCTGTATCTTGCAATCAGGAAATTAAAAGTACAGGAAACCTCAACCCTGTTGCCCTGTATTTCACTCCTGACGATGATGAGCGGGCCGCCTTCCCCCCAGCCGCCAGTCACGCTCCATCGACCAAATTTTGTCCTGAACAATTAAGAACTGCCTCGCCCATCTGGCGCTTGCCGTTATCCGTCCGGCATGCACAGGCACGGTCGCGCCCTTACCAAGGAAAACTGCATGCTGTCCAATTTAACAATAAAAATGCGTCTGATCGCCACCATGAGTGTGCTGGGCGTGTTGATCGCCTTGCTGGGTGTGATGAGCATCATCAGCCTGAAATCGGCCAACAACAGCCTCAACGAGGTCTACAGCAATCAGCTGGCATCGACGCAAGCGATCGGCGAATCGCAAATTGCCCTGGGCCGTGCGCGTTTCACGATGGACCGCGTGATGGTGCACCCGGATGCGTCCGATGCCAAGGATACCCTGGCGCGCTCGGAACAATTCCTGGAAGCGTCCAACAAGGCCTGGAAGGTGTACCTGGGCTTGCCGCAAAGCGCGGAAGAAAAGCGCCTGTCCGACGACATGGACAAGAAACGCAGCGACTATATCAATAATGGCGTGCTGGTCATGAGCAAGGCTTTGCGTGAAGGCAACATCGCGCAAGCCGACGGCTTGATGATGAAAGGGTTGACGCCCCTGTACCGCACCCTGGACCAGGCCGCCGAAACTTTGACGCAATACCAGGTCAGCTCGGCCGCCAGCATGTATGTGGAGAGCCAGTCCAGCTATCACACGCAAGTGACCATGGCCATCATCGGCATGATAGTGGGCGCCTTGCTGACGATTATTTCCAGCTTCTTGCTGCTGCGCGCCATCTTCGGCCCGCTGGACCAGGCCCTGCGTCATTTCGGCGCCATTTCGGACGGCAACCTGGCCAACGACATCGTCATCAAGCGCAACGACGAAATGGGCGCCCTGCTGGGCGGCCTGCAGAAAATGCAGGAACGCCTGTCGAACACCGTG of Janthinobacterium sp. PAMC25594 contains these proteins:
- a CDS encoding DinB family protein; its protein translation is MSRCAHICLMADYNQWMNAKVYAAAASLPPGELQRERGAFFGSLLATLNHVMVGDTLWLQRYAKHPAGFPLLDPIRAITPPTSLTHPLFAADDFSAMHSHRLWLDQVIIDWAASIREEDLDHLLDYRNSKGPNRREFFSLLMHFFNHQTHHRGQASTLLSQAGVDIGDTDLLFRIPNHIED
- a CDS encoding MarC family protein — encoded protein: MTQNFFQTFILLLLVTDPFGNVSLFVNALKRVPIERRWKVVVRECMIAFGILLLFMFFGRHFLNALQLSEVALRIGGGVILFLIAMRMVFPQPNAGNSDHEMAGEPFIVPLAIPALAGPSALATVLLFSSHEVNEVIAHVAGLTAVAVVWLAVFLCAERLQRALGPRVMTAFERLMGLILTAMAIEMLLAGIRAFLKSV
- a CDS encoding helix-turn-helix transcriptional regulator, giving the protein MDCTSAAFQELLPVTARAMALAVDYAHGHVISVHRHTHAQLLYAIEGVMTIEAQGGRWVVPPTRGVWLQPGIAHQVRMSGAVKMRTVFVNCANSPLLPGHSCVLDISPLLRQLIVAAVDIAPDFTEGSRDWHLLQLLLHELGSLPVLPLHLPLPVDARLRGICARLMAQPGEQVTVAHWAQELAITERSLHRLFQKQTGMRFGQWRQQARLLRALEQLARGSKVIDVAMENGYTSQSAFTAMFKKHFGTTPTAFYQAKVIAA
- a CDS encoding DMT family transporter; its protein translation is MPVRAYLYPFLAMLLWAGNVVVSKLAASSIAPTAITFYRLVLVLLVMTLFIVRPLWRNRAAIRRQWWQLALCGVMSMALFQSLSYRAAESTTATNMAIVTALAPLMTALLSVLLLGERLTVGMAAGGVLSFGGLLYLVGRGDVLALLQQGVHAGDALMLLACLIFALYGVLLRRWRLTIPAWQAIYCQALAALACMLPLFLLLPPGSARLDATTLPLIGYAGIGSSIVLSYLWIEGVKLLGPNRCSIYVNLLPLLTALLAIVWLHESMHIYHLVGGGISLLGVLLAQTVQRPLFGRYRPEVSGIA
- a CDS encoding toxin-antitoxin system YwqK family antitoxin; amino-acid sequence: MRQTFWMSTMAVALAWGAVAPAQAAPRFYEGAPMATASAVERRDGGVVLAFLRENGEVNGYYCQCNGDSEKRMNLDKYGKASIAAVFQLDLDSEGETTFVLSRSVNVYGLHAYRYERSGGKMFKVATLQPALDAIVRGAETMDEAQVRAALARLQLIDYSIAYAPSGVAEFDAIEHAHGTLVGYFNIDGDLLPGKPADAPAFAYKKTYQEKDGHALTVTYLLGKGWEGGRAPSYHVKWITWETQPQRFAASQDGLFIEYDVNCCVGSVFARGLYAQGKRTGVWHFEEPDTIRSSGAFVDDKAEGPWTYASGDETTTGQMQRGQRTGRWEVSPGVAEWRAADMHSFTGYDHFVKDRLNGPSERRIDGVVQWQGNYVNGKKQGLWVEPGGGGNYVDDIKQGPWKKATPDGGRQVLTMLDGKPEGKLEQYAADGQLQLVEHYRLGVLEGPMESFYPDGKRRYQGSFADGKRDGAETLFYPDGEVPQFHRNWHKGVLHGVNIENFQNGKPKQIGSYHMGKKTGRFQYFRDDGQLIEETVY